Proteins encoded by one window of bacterium:
- a CDS encoding sugar phosphate isomerase/epimerase codes for MNISLSTHLFAFHDLDEEILPLFPRHGFSLAEIWAMPPHFPSDDFPAADAVARRMAKHGIRVASVHAPLYPDVRTYKKDRWYSLSSVDEAHRLASVAAAERAAGWLARNGGGTTVLHTSFPAGQWYPHRWGAFHSSMNELLDAIPSSVRFAVENTPVDSGQMDVILDIVNRYPAERVGVCLDLGHAHIEGNAPSSVRAAGPRLIHVHASDNHGEKDEHLVPGKGGIHWKSVTAALGETGFDGPFTVELRDYTRGEKPKYKDFDQILSECRASLDRMFRGSP; via the coding sequence TTGAACATTTCCCTGTCGACGCACCTGTTCGCCTTCCATGACCTCGATGAGGAGATCCTTCCGCTCTTTCCCCGGCACGGTTTCTCCCTCGCGGAGATCTGGGCGATGCCGCCCCACTTCCCGTCCGATGACTTCCCGGCGGCCGACGCGGTCGCGCGGCGGATGGCGAAGCACGGCATCCGGGTAGCGAGCGTCCACGCCCCCCTGTACCCGGACGTCCGGACGTACAAGAAGGACCGGTGGTACTCCCTTTCCTCCGTGGACGAGGCGCACCGGCTCGCGTCCGTCGCGGCGGCCGAACGAGCCGCCGGGTGGCTCGCGCGCAACGGCGGGGGAACGACGGTCCTGCACACCTCGTTTCCGGCAGGGCAGTGGTACCCCCACCGCTGGGGGGCCTTTCATTCATCGATGAACGAGCTCCTCGACGCGATCCCCTCCTCCGTCCGGTTCGCGGTCGAGAACACGCCGGTCGATTCCGGCCAGATGGACGTCATCCTCGACATCGTGAACCGATACCCGGCGGAACGCGTGGGCGTCTGTCTCGACCTCGGACACGCCCACATCGAGGGGAACGCCCCTTCCTCCGTGCGCGCGGCGGGTCCCCGCCTGATCCACGTGCACGCCTCGGACAATCACGGGGAAAAGGACGAACACCTCGTGCCGGGAAAGGGAGGGATCCACTGGAAGAGCGTGACGGCGGCGCTCGGGGAAACCGGCTTCGACGGCCCCTTCACCGTGGAACTCCGGGACTACACCCGCGGTGAGAAGCCGAAGTACAAGGACTTCGATCAGATCCTCTCCGAATGCCGCGCCTCCCTCGACCGGATGTTCCGGGGATCCCCTTGA
- a CDS encoding phosphotransferase, translating into MTDRLDLEALRAGLAALFPASDPGAAEVLPLAGDASTRRYYRVRNAPGAPLPSVVVMRYPDEVPPGEELPFLNVHRYLAASGIPVPAVYRSDPKANLLFLEDAGDTMLEDAVRDRGEPGCLPLYEQCIEILVRIQSEGTRALDGKAIPPRLSFDVAKFAEEIDFFLLHAVREYGGIRLSDTEERAIGDQFLPFLEQLSSFPRVLAHRDYHSRNVMVVGSAKTPGHRNLRVLDFQDARMGNVFYDLASLLRDSYVTLPEDAVEDLRYAWRHAATAELRGAAGDPGAFDWRFDLAALQRNVKAIGTFGNQVHNRGKRIYLRFIPPTVAHLRGNFERNPPMRALAGKLLPILSALEEKAAESPE; encoded by the coding sequence TTGACGGATCGGCTCGACCTCGAGGCTCTCCGCGCGGGACTTGCCGCCCTGTTCCCCGCCTCGGACCCTGGGGCGGCGGAAGTGCTCCCGCTGGCCGGGGACGCCTCCACCCGCCGTTACTATCGCGTCCGGAACGCCCCCGGCGCTCCCCTCCCCTCCGTCGTCGTCATGCGGTACCCGGACGAGGTGCCTCCCGGGGAGGAACTCCCCTTCCTGAACGTCCACCGGTACCTGGCGGCCTCCGGGATCCCCGTCCCGGCCGTGTACCGGTCCGATCCGAAGGCGAACCTCCTCTTCCTCGAGGACGCGGGGGACACGATGCTGGAGGACGCCGTACGCGACCGCGGGGAACCCGGATGCCTGCCGCTCTACGAGCAGTGCATCGAGATCCTGGTCCGGATCCAGTCCGAGGGCACCCGCGCGCTGGACGGGAAGGCGATCCCCCCGCGCCTCTCCTTCGACGTCGCGAAATTCGCCGAGGAGATCGACTTCTTCCTCCTGCACGCCGTGCGGGAATACGGCGGGATCCGGTTGTCCGACACGGAGGAGCGGGCGATCGGGGATCAATTCCTTCCGTTCCTCGAGCAGCTCTCCTCCTTCCCGCGTGTCCTCGCCCACCGGGATTACCATAGCCGCAACGTGATGGTGGTCGGATCCGCAAAGACCCCCGGTCACCGGAACCTGCGGGTCCTCGACTTCCAGGACGCCCGGATGGGAAACGTCTTCTACGACCTGGCCTCGTTGCTGCGCGACTCCTACGTAACCTTGCCGGAAGACGCGGTCGAGGATCTTCGCTACGCATGGAGGCACGCCGCCACGGCGGAGCTGCGCGGCGCCGCGGGGGACCCCGGGGCCTTCGACTGGCGGTTCGACCTGGCCGCGCTCCAGCGCAACGTGAAGGCGATCGGGACCTTCGGCAACCAGGTCCACAACCGCGGCAAGCGGATCTACCTCCGCTTCATCCCGCCGACGGTCGCCCACCTGCGGGGAAACTTCGAACGGAACCCGCCGATGCGCGCACTCGCGGGAAAGCTTCTCCCGATCCTGTCCGCGCTGGAGGAGAAGGCGGCGGAGAGCCCGGAATGA